The proteins below are encoded in one region of Streptomyces ficellus:
- a CDS encoding ATP-dependent DNA ligase, whose amino-acid sequence MDLPVMPPVKPMLAKSVKNIPPGMQYEAKWDGFRAIVHRDGPELVIGSRTGKPLTRYFPELVGGLPPRLPERCVVDGEIVIAHEGRLDFDRLTERIHPAASRVTMLSERTPARFIAFDLLALGDESLMDTPLTARRAALEEALHGADAPVHLAPSTTDIDVARGWFDQYEGAGLDGVIAKPLDLLYRPDARLMYKIKHERTADVVVAGYRFHKSGPVVGSLLLGLYDDHGALQHVGVCAAFTAKRRAELIEELEPLRMDPPEGHPWAAWTEEAAHETARLPGAPSRWSGKKDLSWVALRPELVCEVGYDHMEGTRFRHTAQFRRWRPDRAPESCGYGQLEEPVSYDLGEVLSGGGGGG is encoded by the coding sequence ATGGACCTGCCGGTGATGCCCCCCGTGAAGCCCATGCTGGCCAAGTCCGTGAAGAACATCCCGCCCGGTATGCAGTACGAGGCCAAGTGGGACGGCTTCCGGGCCATCGTCCACCGGGACGGACCCGAGCTGGTGATCGGCAGCCGCACCGGCAAACCCCTCACCCGGTACTTCCCCGAGCTGGTCGGCGGGCTGCCGCCGCGGCTGCCGGAGCGCTGTGTCGTCGACGGCGAGATCGTGATCGCCCACGAGGGGCGGCTGGACTTCGACCGGCTCACCGAGCGCATCCACCCGGCCGCCTCCCGGGTGACGATGCTCTCCGAACGCACGCCCGCCCGGTTCATCGCCTTCGACCTGCTCGCGCTCGGCGACGAGTCGCTGATGGACACGCCGCTCACCGCGCGCAGGGCGGCACTGGAGGAGGCGCTGCACGGTGCCGACGCCCCCGTGCACCTGGCCCCGTCGACCACCGACATCGACGTGGCGCGGGGCTGGTTCGACCAGTACGAGGGCGCCGGGCTCGACGGGGTGATCGCCAAGCCCCTGGACCTGCTCTACCGGCCCGACGCACGGCTCATGTACAAGATCAAGCACGAGCGGACCGCCGACGTCGTCGTGGCCGGCTACCGCTTCCACAAGAGCGGACCGGTCGTGGGCTCGCTCCTGCTCGGCCTGTACGACGACCACGGCGCCCTCCAGCACGTCGGCGTCTGCGCCGCGTTCACCGCGAAGCGGCGCGCGGAGCTGATCGAGGAGCTGGAGCCGCTGCGCATGGACCCGCCCGAGGGCCACCCGTGGGCCGCGTGGACGGAGGAGGCGGCGCACGAGACGGCCCGGCTGCCCGGCGCGCCGAGCCGCTGGTCGGGCAAGAAGGACCTGTCCTGGGTGGCGCTGCGGCCCGAGCTGGTGTGCGAGGTCGGGTACGACCACATGGAGGGCACCCGGTTCCGTCACACGGCCCAGTTCCGCCGGTGGCGGCCGGACCGTGCGCCGGAGAGCTGCGGGTACGGGCAGTTGGAGGAGCCGGTCTCGTACGACCTCGGTGAGGTGCTGTCAGGGGGTGGCGGCGGGGGGTGA
- a CDS encoding lytic transglycosylase domain-containing protein: protein MRHTRPVRALRTMKSRAGRARRGAAGTAAAVAAMAALTASQAPGFASGSLPAAGTPTADSRPGTTAPAPPDDGAYHTELPPLRVPEPARAPRPGGGAPAAAPAPVTLHAGIPATVLAAYRRAEAAVARTDPGCRLPWQLLAAIGRVESGQARGGRVDARGTTLEPILGPVLDGAGFARITDTDGGAYDGNTVFDRAVGPMQFIPSTWARWGADGNGDGRRDPGNVYDAALAAGRYLCAGGRTLTVTADLHAAVLAYNHSDAYLRTVLAWLAFYRDGAHPVPDTTGVLPVSPGAGHREGTGGGRGTKPATAPGAGAGAGGGGIVVGPQPSAGPSAGPRPTAPPTRPPFTPPPSSTPPPPTTPGPSPSPSPSTTPSPLPSPSPSTTPTPGPTEPSPDPTCPSTPPAPTGTPSPSPSPEAGPAGGPCSPPAATP, encoded by the coding sequence ATGAGGCACACCAGGCCCGTGCGGGCCCTGAGGACGATGAAATCACGGGCGGGGAGGGCGCGCCGGGGAGCGGCCGGGACGGCGGCGGCCGTCGCCGCGATGGCCGCGCTGACCGCGTCCCAGGCGCCCGGCTTCGCGAGCGGCTCCCTGCCGGCCGCCGGGACACCGACGGCGGACAGCCGGCCCGGGACCACCGCCCCGGCGCCACCCGATGACGGGGCGTACCACACGGAGCTCCCCCCGCTCCGGGTGCCGGAGCCCGCCCGGGCACCCCGGCCGGGCGGCGGCGCCCCCGCGGCCGCGCCCGCACCGGTCACGCTCCACGCGGGGATACCCGCCACCGTCCTGGCCGCCTACCGGCGCGCCGAGGCGGCCGTCGCCCGTACCGACCCGGGCTGCCGGCTGCCGTGGCAGCTGCTGGCCGCGATCGGCAGGGTCGAGTCGGGCCAGGCGCGCGGCGGCCGCGTGGACGCCCGCGGCACCACCCTGGAGCCGATCCTGGGGCCGGTGCTGGACGGCGCCGGGTTCGCCAGGATCACCGACACCGACGGCGGCGCGTACGACGGGAACACGGTTTTCGACCGGGCGGTCGGGCCCATGCAGTTCATCCCGTCGACCTGGGCCCGCTGGGGCGCGGACGGCAACGGCGACGGCCGCCGGGACCCGGGCAACGTGTACGACGCCGCCCTGGCCGCCGGGCGCTACCTGTGCGCCGGCGGGCGGACCCTCACGGTCACGGCCGACCTGCACGCGGCCGTCCTGGCGTACAACCACTCGGACGCCTATCTGCGGACCGTGCTGGCGTGGCTGGCCTTCTATCGCGACGGCGCGCATCCGGTGCCGGACACCACGGGGGTGCTCCCGGTGAGCCCCGGCGCGGGCCACCGGGAGGGCACCGGCGGCGGCAGGGGTACGAAGCCGGCCACGGCACCCGGTGCGGGCGCGGGCGCGGGTGGTGGCGGGATCGTGGTCGGCCCGCAGCCCTCCGCCGGCCCGTCCGCCGGTCCGCGTCCCACCGCGCCGCCGACCCGGCCGCCCTTCACCCCGCCCCCGTCGTCCACCCCGCCCCCGCCCACGACACCGGGCCCGTCCCCGTCGCCCTCCCCGTCCACGACCCCCTCCCCGTTGCCGTCGCCCTCCCCGTCCACCACGCCCACCCCGGGCCCGACGGAACCGTCCCCCGACCCCACCTGCCCCTCCACGCCTCCCGCCCCCACCGGTACGCCCAGCCCCAGCCCGTCCCCGGAGGCCGGCCCGGCCGGCGGCCCCTGCTCACCCCCCGCCGCCACCCCCTGA
- a CDS encoding nuclear transport factor 2 family protein: protein MSTTRHLINRQRRLATAQDSTRTAARAAAQAPPAAGAEPARTARPRRAPRSPRTEPDPPPRARPRRRLPAALGVLTVLLGGFAAWAAGEAAALRDTPAARNAALTDIARTSELKGQVTKAVNELFSYDYATPAAADKAVRAHLTGKAVGQHRALLAPVRAQAAQQKLVLTTTVTHSGVELIDGDRARVLVYADQSNTRTAAKKAETAYGAAMFAVEAVRKDTTWRITAIDTLGAGR from the coding sequence ATGTCGACGACCCGTCACCTCATCAACCGGCAGCGCCGCCTGGCGACCGCGCAGGACTCCACGCGGACGGCGGCGCGGGCGGCCGCGCAGGCGCCCCCCGCGGCCGGCGCGGAACCGGCGCGCACCGCACGCCCCCGGCGCGCCCCGCGCAGCCCCCGCACCGAGCCGGACCCACCGCCCCGGGCCCGTCCGCGCCGCCGGCTGCCCGCCGCGCTGGGCGTCCTCACCGTCCTGCTGGGCGGTTTCGCCGCCTGGGCCGCGGGGGAGGCCGCCGCCCTGCGCGACACGCCCGCCGCCCGCAACGCCGCGCTCACCGACATCGCCCGGACCAGCGAGCTGAAGGGCCAGGTCACCAAGGCGGTGAACGAGCTGTTCTCCTACGACTACGCGACCCCGGCAGCGGCCGACAAGGCGGTGCGCGCCCACCTCACCGGCAAGGCGGTCGGGCAGCACCGAGCCCTGCTCGCACCGGTACGGGCGCAGGCGGCGCAGCAGAAGCTCGTCCTCACCACCACCGTCACCCACAGCGGGGTGGAGCTGATCGACGGCGACCGGGCACGGGTGCTGGTCTACGCCGACCAGAGCAACACCCGTACGGCGGCGAAGAAGGCCGAGACCGCGTACGGCGCCGCCATGTTCGCGGTTGAGGCGGTACGGAAGGACACCACCTGGCGCATCACCGCCATCGACACCCTGGGAGCGGGCCGATGA
- a CDS encoding MCE family protein, giving the protein MLTRATRLKNLAFLLIGVLVLGFVGVRYADLGHLAGLRDHYTVRVQLGSTGGLFTHSNVTYRGVSVGRVGPIRLTDDGVEAELRIDDSAPDIPADLEAVVAGLSAVGEQYIDLRPVSDGGPHLRDGSVVARADTRTPAPVTDMLTGVSSLASSVDLEALRTVVDELGTALNGRGDDLQALMDGGNDFVLAADRALPATTRLITDGETVLRTQAEEGEALTSFATGAKELAARLKSSDADLRALIAATPDAAGQVSALLRDLDPAFGTVLANLLTTSEVAVTRQRGIQEFLVTMPALVAAGSTAVTAQGVNLGMSVTFFEPLPCTAGYGGTTYRNGLDLSAPPALNTKARCTSPPSSGVNVRGSANAPRGGPLPPPATAPGASRTATGMGDLLGLGDDR; this is encoded by the coding sequence ATGCTCACCCGCGCCACCCGGCTGAAGAACCTCGCCTTCCTCCTCATCGGCGTCCTCGTCCTCGGCTTCGTCGGCGTGCGGTACGCGGACCTCGGCCACCTCGCCGGCCTCCGCGACCACTACACCGTGCGCGTCCAGCTCGGCTCCACCGGCGGGCTGTTCACGCACTCCAACGTCACCTACCGCGGGGTCTCCGTCGGCCGGGTCGGGCCCATCCGGCTCACCGACGACGGCGTCGAGGCCGAACTGCGCATCGACGACTCGGCACCCGACATCCCCGCCGACCTCGAAGCCGTCGTCGCCGGCCTCTCCGCGGTCGGCGAGCAGTACATCGACCTCCGCCCCGTCTCCGACGGCGGCCCCCACCTGCGCGACGGATCCGTCGTCGCCCGGGCGGACACCCGCACCCCCGCGCCCGTCACCGACATGCTCACCGGGGTGAGTTCGCTGGCGTCCTCCGTGGACCTGGAGGCGCTGCGCACGGTCGTCGACGAACTCGGCACGGCCCTCAACGGCCGCGGTGACGACCTCCAGGCGCTCATGGACGGCGGCAACGACTTCGTCCTGGCCGCCGACAGGGCGCTGCCCGCCACCACCCGCCTGATCACCGACGGCGAGACGGTCCTGCGGACCCAGGCGGAGGAGGGCGAGGCGCTCACCTCGTTCGCCACCGGCGCCAAGGAGCTGGCGGCCCGGCTCAAGAGCTCCGACGCCGACCTGCGCGCGCTCATCGCCGCCACCCCCGACGCCGCCGGCCAGGTCAGCGCACTGCTGCGGGACCTCGACCCCGCCTTCGGCACCGTGCTGGCCAACCTGCTCACCACCTCGGAGGTGGCGGTGACCCGGCAGCGCGGCATCCAGGAGTTCCTGGTGACCATGCCCGCCCTCGTCGCCGCCGGGTCGACCGCCGTCACCGCCCAGGGCGTCAACCTCGGCATGTCGGTCACCTTCTTCGAGCCGCTGCCCTGCACGGCCGGGTACGGCGGGACGACCTACCGCAACGGCCTGGACCTCTCCGCCCCGCCCGCCCTCAACACCAAGGCCCGCTGCACCTCCCCGCCCTCCAGCGGCGTCAACGTCCGCGGCTCCGCCAACGCGCCCCGGGGCGGCCCGCTCCCGCCCCCGGCCACGGCACCCGGCGCGTCCCGGACCGCCACCGGGATGGGCGACCTGCTCGGGCTCGGGGACGACCGGTGA
- a CDS encoding MCE family protein encodes MNRPSRTTTALAAALALAAGLSATVASCDVSADGLELSGIEQLPLPGGADLGDHPYEVTAEFADVLSLVPQSAVKVNDVAVGRVTRIDLDRDDWSATVTMRVNGDVTLPANAYAHLEQSSLLGEKYIQLTAPPQGHGTLGDGARIPLGRTNRNPEVEEVFGALSLLLNGGGIQQLRTITTELGTALRGNEPEVRSLLTRLNTLVTSLDSNKGNITAALDGVNRLSATLATREQDVAKVLDGLSPGLKVLEKQRASLLTMLRALDTLSGVAVDTVNRSKADLIADLKALGPTLEALADSGKALPDSLQVLLTYPFTDEVLRGVKGDYLNVYLDVTAAPGTRIVPALTPPDDTPPPAAGPPLPLPPTGRN; translated from the coding sequence GTGAACCGGCCCTCCCGCACCACCACCGCCCTCGCCGCCGCCCTCGCCCTCGCCGCCGGCCTCTCGGCGACCGTCGCGAGCTGTGACGTCTCCGCGGACGGCCTGGAGCTGTCCGGGATCGAACAGCTGCCGCTGCCCGGGGGCGCCGACCTGGGCGACCACCCGTACGAGGTGACCGCCGAGTTCGCCGACGTCCTCAGCCTCGTCCCGCAGTCGGCGGTCAAGGTCAACGACGTCGCCGTCGGCCGCGTCACCCGCATCGACCTCGACCGCGACGACTGGTCCGCCACCGTCACCATGCGGGTCAACGGCGACGTCACGCTGCCCGCCAACGCCTACGCCCACCTCGAACAGTCCAGCCTGCTGGGCGAGAAGTACATCCAGCTCACCGCACCGCCCCAGGGCCACGGCACCCTCGGCGACGGCGCCCGCATCCCCCTCGGCCGCACCAACCGCAACCCCGAGGTCGAAGAGGTCTTCGGCGCCCTGTCCCTGCTCCTCAACGGCGGTGGCATCCAGCAGCTCCGCACCATCACCACCGAGCTGGGCACCGCCCTGCGCGGCAACGAGCCCGAAGTCCGGTCCCTGCTCACCCGGCTCAACACCCTCGTCACCAGCCTCGACAGCAACAAGGGCAACATCACCGCCGCTCTCGACGGCGTCAACCGCCTCTCCGCCACCCTCGCCACCCGCGAACAGGACGTGGCCAAGGTCCTCGACGGCCTCAGCCCCGGACTGAAGGTCCTGGAGAAGCAGCGGGCGTCCCTCCTCACCATGCTCCGCGCCCTCGACACCCTGTCCGGCGTCGCCGTCGACACCGTCAACCGGAGCAAGGCCGACCTGATCGCCGACCTCAAGGCCCTCGGCCCCACCCTCGAGGCGCTCGCCGACTCCGGCAAGGCCCTGCCCGACTCGCTCCAGGTGCTGCTCACCTACCCGTTCACCGACGAGGTGCTCCGCGGCGTCAAGGGCGACTACCTCAACGTCTACCTGGACGTCACCGCCGCGCCCGGCACCCGGATCGTCCCCGCGCTGACCCCGCCGGACGACACCCCGCCGCCCGCCGCCGGGCCGCCGCTGCCCCTGCCGCCCACCGGGAGGAACTGA
- a CDS encoding MCE family protein, with translation MNLRRALGITAGLALVAIAATSGVMALDESGTTRITARFDRATGVYEGSDLRILGVKVGTVDTVRPRGKEVEVTLLVDEGVRVPAGAHAVIVAPSVVADRYVQLAPAYTGGPEIRDGAVLPATRNATPLEVDQLYASITELSEALGPGGANADGALAGLIDTGAANLRGNGKAIGDSVEQFGQAAKTLDRSSGDLFDTLAQLQSFTTMLKNNDGDVRTAERRLATVTGFLAEDKENLGAALKELGTALARVKTFIEDNRGSLKKNVDLLVPLTRTLVDQRASLAELLDTAPLAAGNALKAYDPVHRTLNGRADINELSLGTGRPGTAIPSAAAGAGTPGGLVPVDPARRAALPALPLPAVGTVYGTPPKGGAR, from the coding sequence GTGAACCTCCGACGCGCCCTCGGCATCACCGCCGGGCTCGCCCTCGTGGCCATCGCCGCCACCTCCGGCGTCATGGCCCTCGACGAGTCCGGCACCACCCGCATCACCGCCCGCTTCGACCGCGCCACCGGCGTGTACGAGGGCTCCGACCTGCGGATCCTCGGAGTGAAGGTCGGCACCGTCGACACCGTGCGCCCCCGCGGCAAGGAGGTCGAGGTCACCCTCCTTGTCGACGAGGGCGTCCGCGTCCCCGCCGGTGCCCACGCCGTCATCGTCGCGCCCAGCGTCGTCGCCGACCGCTACGTCCAGCTCGCCCCCGCCTACACGGGCGGCCCCGAGATCCGGGACGGCGCCGTCCTGCCCGCCACGCGCAACGCCACACCCCTGGAGGTCGACCAGCTGTACGCCTCCATCACCGAGCTGAGCGAGGCCCTCGGCCCGGGCGGCGCCAACGCCGACGGCGCGCTCGCCGGGCTCATCGACACCGGCGCCGCCAACCTTCGAGGCAACGGCAAGGCCATCGGCGACTCCGTCGAGCAGTTCGGACAGGCCGCCAAGACCCTCGACCGCAGCAGCGGCGACCTCTTCGACACGCTCGCCCAGCTCCAGTCCTTCACCACCATGCTGAAGAACAACGACGGCGACGTCCGCACGGCCGAGCGGCGGCTCGCCACCGTCACGGGCTTCCTCGCCGAGGACAAGGAGAACCTGGGCGCCGCGCTCAAGGAGCTGGGCACCGCCCTCGCCCGGGTCAAGACCTTCATCGAGGACAACCGCGGCAGCCTGAAGAAGAACGTCGACCTCCTCGTCCCGCTGACCCGGACGCTCGTCGACCAGCGCGCCTCGCTCGCCGAACTCCTCGACACCGCGCCCCTGGCCGCCGGCAACGCCCTCAAGGCGTACGACCCGGTCCACCGCACCCTCAACGGCCGCGCCGACATCAACGAGCTGAGCCTCGGCACCGGACGCCCCGGCACCGCGATCCCTTCGGCTGCCGCGGGTGCCGGTACCCCCGGCGGCCTCGTCCCCGTCGATCCCGCCCGGCGCGCGGCCCTGCCCGCCCTGCCCCTGCCCGCCGTCGGCACCGTCTACGGAACGCCCCCGAAGGGAGGCGCCCGGTGA
- a CDS encoding MCE family protein, protein MRLPRPRLPRPVPVRERNPVTVGVAGLLLLALIALGAYQADALAGGTTAYTADFTEAAGLDEGDEVRVAGVKVGEVTGIGLDGGKVRVGFEVDEATWIGDSSTAAIAIKTLLGEKYLAVDPLGTRAQDPADRIPATRTTSPYDVTQALTGLGDTIDALDTRALAKSFQAISATFADSPPDVRSAATGLSALSRSVSSRDAQLAELLKGSRQLTQTLAGKKSHIQTLLEDGGLLLGELQARRDAIHQLLTGARNLGTQLTGLVQDNERQLGPTLAALSRVTGVLVKNRDSLDRTLALAGPYYRLVGNTLGNGRWFDTYVCGLVPRNYLAPGTPPATGCMPPKPTGGGAR, encoded by the coding sequence ATGAGACTCCCGCGCCCGCGTCTGCCGCGGCCCGTCCCCGTACGGGAACGCAACCCCGTCACCGTCGGCGTCGCCGGCCTGCTCCTCCTCGCGCTGATCGCCCTCGGCGCCTACCAGGCGGACGCCCTGGCCGGCGGGACGACCGCCTACACCGCCGACTTCACCGAGGCCGCCGGACTCGACGAGGGCGACGAGGTGCGCGTCGCCGGCGTCAAGGTCGGCGAGGTCACCGGCATCGGCCTCGACGGCGGCAAGGTCAGGGTCGGCTTCGAGGTCGACGAGGCCACCTGGATCGGCGACTCCAGCACCGCGGCCATCGCCATCAAGACCCTCCTCGGCGAGAAGTACCTGGCCGTCGACCCGCTCGGCACCCGCGCCCAGGACCCCGCCGACCGCATCCCCGCCACCCGCACCACCTCGCCCTACGACGTCACCCAGGCCCTCACCGGCCTCGGCGACACCATCGACGCCCTCGACACCCGGGCCCTCGCCAAGAGCTTCCAGGCCATCTCCGCCACCTTCGCCGACTCACCGCCCGACGTGCGCAGCGCCGCCACCGGCCTGTCCGCCCTCTCCCGCTCGGTCTCCTCGCGCGACGCGCAGCTCGCCGAACTCCTCAAGGGCAGCAGGCAGCTCACCCAGACCCTCGCGGGGAAGAAGAGCCACATCCAGACGCTCCTGGAGGACGGCGGGCTGCTCCTCGGTGAACTCCAGGCCCGCCGCGACGCCATCCACCAGCTCCTCACCGGCGCCAGGAACCTCGGCACCCAGCTCACCGGACTGGTCCAGGACAACGAGCGGCAGCTCGGCCCCACCCTGGCCGCGCTCAGCCGCGTCACCGGAGTCCTCGTGAAGAACCGCGACAGCCTCGACCGGACGCTCGCGCTCGCCGGACCGTACTACCGGCTCGTCGGCAACACCCTCGGCAACGGCCGCTGGTTCGACACCTACGTCTGCGGCCTCGTCCCCAGGAACTACCTGGCCCCCGGCACGCCCCCGGCCACCGGGTGCATGCCGCCCAAGCCCACAGGAGGCGGAGCCCGGTGA
- a CDS encoding MCE family protein, producing MKRRSLAGPLVKSLAFIVVTVLATTVLAFSVANKGVGDTVTYKARFTDATGLVEGDGVRIAGVKVGQVESIRVADRRVAEVAFAVRKGRALPASATASIKYLNMVGQRYIDLDRGAGPVGRTLPAGAVIPLERTHPALDLTQLFNGFRPLFQGLSPTEVNSLAGSIVQVLQGDGGTVDSLLRHVGSLTTTVAAKDKVIGEVIKNLTTVLKTVNDREAGFDDLVVTLQRLVSGFAADREPLGEAIAAMGSLTTVTAGLLQDGRAPLKDDIRQLGRLSGQLAGSTAQIETFLRTTPAKMEAVGRLASYGSWLNLYLCEARVTGVTTDDGSRPPTGIAITQPRCRA from the coding sequence GTGAAGCGCCGCTCCCTCGCGGGACCGCTCGTCAAGTCGCTCGCGTTCATCGTGGTGACCGTCCTCGCCACCACCGTCCTGGCGTTCTCCGTCGCCAACAAGGGCGTCGGCGACACCGTCACCTACAAGGCCCGCTTCACCGACGCCACCGGCCTCGTCGAGGGCGACGGCGTCCGCATCGCCGGGGTGAAGGTCGGGCAGGTCGAGTCGATCAGGGTCGCCGACCGCCGGGTCGCCGAAGTCGCCTTCGCGGTCCGGAAGGGACGCGCCCTGCCCGCCTCGGCCACCGCGTCCATCAAGTACCTCAACATGGTCGGCCAGCGCTACATCGACCTCGACCGGGGCGCCGGCCCCGTCGGCCGGACCCTGCCCGCCGGCGCCGTCATCCCCCTGGAGCGCACCCACCCCGCGCTCGACCTCACCCAGCTCTTCAACGGCTTCCGGCCGCTCTTCCAGGGCCTGTCGCCCACCGAGGTCAACAGCCTGGCCGGGTCGATCGTGCAGGTCCTCCAGGGAGACGGCGGCACCGTCGACTCCCTCCTCCGGCACGTCGGCTCGCTCACCACGACCGTCGCCGCCAAGGACAAGGTCATCGGAGAAGTGATCAAGAACCTCACCACCGTGCTCAAAACGGTGAACGACCGCGAGGCGGGCTTCGACGACCTCGTCGTCACCCTCCAGCGGCTCGTCAGCGGCTTCGCGGCGGACCGCGAACCCCTCGGCGAGGCGATCGCCGCCATGGGCTCGCTCACCACCGTCACCGCCGGGCTGCTCCAGGACGGGCGCGCGCCGCTGAAGGACGACATCCGCCAACTCGGCCGCCTGTCCGGCCAACTGGCCGGCAGCACCGCGCAGATCGAGACCTTCCTGCGCACCACACCCGCCAAGATGGAGGCCGTCGGCCGCCTCGCCTCGTACGGATCCTGGCTCAACCTCTACCTGTGCGAGGCCAGGGTCACCGGCGTCACCACCGACGACGGCTCCCGGCCGCCGACCGGCATCGCGATCACCCAGCCGAGGTGCCGCGCATGA
- a CDS encoding MCE family protein, whose translation MNPQTFRRRLAGVAFFLVPVLLVRLSVAVYDKEFSRDATVTVLTGSAGNEMHRGAEVKLRGVVIGEVRDIRSEGAGARLTLAVDPGHLARVPADVTARMLPTTLFGERFVALVPPTVNPSPRTLAAGATIPQDRSANAIELEQVLDRLLPLLTAVKPEKLSASLTAVAQALEGRGEQLGRTLVTLEAHLKRLNPHLPALNRDIAHLVEVSRVYGDAAPGVLDALTDFTTTSGTLAAQQAQLARLYGTTTTSARDLTAFLRGNRDTIIRLSAASRPTLELLARHSSSFPCTLRTLAGFVPAMDKALGKGTGEPGLHVNVRTVPSLGRYVPGKDRPVYDATGGPHCYAVPYTGRPAPAAAQAGDRGLGLPNSPQENQLVNELIAPGLKADPQSLPDWSTVLTGPVFRGAEVTLK comes from the coding sequence ATGAACCCGCAGACGTTCCGCCGGCGCCTCGCCGGAGTCGCGTTCTTCCTCGTCCCCGTCCTCCTTGTCCGGCTGTCGGTGGCGGTGTACGACAAGGAGTTCAGCCGCGACGCCACGGTCACCGTCCTCACCGGCAGCGCCGGCAACGAGATGCACCGCGGCGCGGAGGTCAAACTGCGCGGGGTCGTCATCGGCGAGGTGCGCGACATCCGTTCCGAAGGCGCGGGCGCCCGCCTCACCCTCGCCGTCGACCCCGGCCACCTCGCCCGCGTGCCGGCCGACGTCACCGCCCGGATGCTGCCCACCACCCTGTTCGGCGAGCGGTTCGTCGCCCTCGTACCGCCCACCGTCAACCCGTCCCCGCGCACCCTCGCGGCCGGTGCCACCATCCCCCAGGACCGCTCCGCCAACGCCATCGAACTGGAACAGGTCCTCGACCGGCTGCTCCCGCTGCTCACCGCCGTCAAACCGGAGAAGCTGTCCGCCTCCCTCACCGCCGTCGCGCAGGCCCTCGAAGGGCGCGGCGAACAGCTCGGCCGCACCCTCGTCACCCTCGAAGCGCACCTGAAGCGGCTCAACCCCCACCTGCCCGCCCTCAACCGCGACATCGCCCACCTCGTCGAGGTCAGCCGGGTCTACGGCGACGCCGCCCCCGGCGTACTCGACGCCCTCACCGACTTCACCACCACCAGCGGCACCCTCGCCGCCCAACAGGCTCAGCTCGCCCGGCTGTACGGCACGACCACCACCTCCGCCCGGGACCTGACGGCGTTCCTCCGCGGCAACAGGGACACCATCATCCGGCTGTCCGCCGCCTCCCGCCCCACCCTGGAGCTCCTCGCCCGCCACTCCTCCTCGTTCCCCTGCACCCTGCGCACCCTCGCCGGCTTCGTCCCCGCCATGGACAAGGCGCTCGGCAAGGGCACCGGCGAGCCGGGCCTCCACGTCAACGTCCGCACCGTCCCCTCCCTCGGCCGTTACGTCCCCGGCAAGGACCGTCCCGTGTACGACGCGACCGGCGGCCCGCACTGCTACGCCGTCCCGTACACCGGCAGGCCCGCCCCCGCCGCCGCACAGGCGGGCGACCGCGGCCTCGGCCTGCCGAACTCTCCGCAGGAGAACCAGCTCGTCAACGAACTGATCGCCCCCGGCCTGAAGGCCGACCCCCAGTCCCTGCCCGACTGGAGCACCGTCCTGACCGGGCCCGTCTTCCGCGGAGCGGAGGTGACCCTCAAGTGA
- a CDS encoding MlaE family ABC transporter permease, with amino-acid sequence MASPLAWLDRSGDHLVFYVKALLWIPRTLRRYAREVQRLLAEVAFGSGGLGVIGGTIGVMIAMTLFTGTVVGLQGHAALNQIGTSAFTGFISAYFNTREIAPLVAGLALSATVGAGFTAQLGAMRINEEVDALEAMGVRSMPYLVTTRIIAGVVAIIPLYAIGLLSSYVASRTVTVLFNGQSAGTYDHYFNLFLSPDDVLLSILKVLIFSVMVILAHCYYGFRAEGGPAGVGVAVGRSVRNAIVLISVTDFFLSLAIWGATTTVKVAG; translated from the coding sequence ATGGCGTCCCCCCTCGCCTGGCTCGACCGCTCCGGCGACCACCTCGTCTTCTACGTCAAAGCCCTCCTCTGGATCCCGCGCACGCTGCGCCGGTACGCGCGGGAGGTGCAACGCCTGCTCGCCGAGGTCGCGTTCGGCAGCGGCGGCCTCGGCGTCATCGGCGGCACCATCGGCGTGATGATCGCCATGACGCTGTTCACCGGCACCGTCGTCGGCCTCCAGGGCCACGCCGCGCTCAACCAGATCGGCACGTCCGCCTTCACCGGGTTCATCTCCGCCTACTTCAACACCCGCGAGATCGCCCCGCTCGTCGCCGGACTCGCCCTCTCCGCCACCGTCGGCGCCGGCTTCACCGCCCAGCTCGGCGCCATGCGCATCAACGAGGAGGTCGACGCCCTCGAAGCGATGGGCGTGCGGTCCATGCCCTACCTCGTCACCACCCGCATCATCGCCGGTGTCGTCGCGATCATCCCGCTCTACGCGATCGGGCTCCTCTCCTCGTACGTGGCGTCCCGCACCGTCACCGTCCTGTTCAACGGCCAGTCGGCGGGCACGTACGACCATTACTTCAACCTCTTCCTCTCCCCGGACGACGTCCTGCTGTCCATCCTCAAGGTGCTGATCTTCAGCGTCATGGTGATCCTCGCCCACTGCTACTACGGCTTCCGCGCCGAAGGCGGCCCGGCGGGGGTCGGTGTCGCCGTCGGGCGCTCCGTACGCAACGCCATCGTGCTGATCAGCGTCACCGACTTCTTCCTCTCCCTCGCGATCTGGGGCGCGACGACGACCGTGAAGGTGGCCGGATGA